A section of the Flavobacterium sp. CG_23.5 genome encodes:
- a CDS encoding pseudouridine synthase has product MNNKEGNNKKSGPRANSSRPSSNKPKPAMQKRAQGPKKVKVNTKVAEVATDKVEKKPNQAPKRPKVKDEIRLNKYIANSGACSRRDADIYIQSGTVKVNGIPVTEMGYMVKPGDVVNFDGSTLTPEKKVYILLNKPKNFTTAMDEGQEYRNVMELVKGSTTAKIGAVGRMDKNTTGLLLFTNDTDMIRKFTLPSQKSSKIYQVSLDKNLKFEDLEKINKGLTLDGHRVFVEDVSYIDGEAKSEIGLQLRSSNVKVVRNIFEHFSYDVLRIDRVSFAGLTKKNLPRGNWRLLTEQEIINLKNV; this is encoded by the coding sequence ATGAATAACAAGGAGGGCAATAATAAGAAAAGTGGACCTAGAGCAAATAGCTCAAGACCCAGTTCGAATAAGCCAAAACCTGCCATGCAGAAGCGCGCTCAAGGGCCAAAAAAAGTTAAAGTAAATACTAAAGTTGCCGAAGTTGCTACTGATAAAGTAGAGAAAAAACCAAATCAGGCTCCGAAGAGACCAAAAGTAAAAGACGAAATTCGTTTAAATAAATATATTGCTAATTCAGGTGCGTGCTCGCGTCGTGATGCAGATATTTACATTCAATCCGGGACTGTAAAAGTAAACGGAATTCCTGTTACCGAAATGGGATATATGGTAAAACCGGGTGATGTAGTGAATTTTGACGGATCAACTTTGACACCGGAGAAAAAAGTTTACATCTTACTGAACAAACCAAAAAACTTTACGACTGCCATGGACGAAGGTCAGGAATATCGTAATGTAATGGAATTAGTTAAAGGTTCTACTACTGCAAAAATTGGTGCTGTAGGAAGAATGGATAAAAATACAACTGGTTTGTTATTGTTCACAAACGATACGGATATGATCCGTAAGTTTACTTTACCAAGTCAAAAATCATCTAAAATATACCAAGTTTCACTGGATAAAAACTTGAAATTTGAAGATTTAGAGAAAATCAACAAAGGTTTAACGCTTGACGGACACCGCGTTTTTGTGGAAGATGTAAGTTATATTGATGGTGAAGCGAAAAGTGAAATTGGATTGCAATTAAGATCGTCTAACGTAAAAGTGGTTCGAAATATTTTTGAACATTTTAGTTATGATGTTTTAAGAATTGACAGGGTTTCTTTTGCTGGATTGACAAAGAAAAATTTACCGAGAGGGAATTGGAGATTGTTAACGGAGCAAGAAATTATCAACTTGAAGAACGTTTAA
- a CDS encoding nuclear transport factor 2 family protein gives MTPEKLQSIAFKWFETFNNKELEKLLSLYDDDAVHFSPKLKIHKPETNGFVAGKQALRDWWKDAFERLPTLNYKVTSLTANGDRVFMEYIRTVDGEAEMLVAEVLDIKENKIIASRVYHG, from the coding sequence ATGACACCAGAAAAATTACAATCAATTGCTTTTAAATGGTTTGAAACTTTTAACAACAAAGAATTAGAAAAACTATTGTCATTATATGACGATGATGCCGTGCATTTTAGTCCAAAACTAAAAATCCATAAGCCCGAAACAAATGGATTTGTTGCGGGAAAACAAGCCTTACGAGACTGGTGGAAAGATGCTTTTGAACGATTACCAACTTTAAACTACAAAGTGACTTCGCTTACCGCAAATGGCGATCGCGTTTTTATGGAATACATAAGAACCGTGGACGGAGAGGCTGAAATGCTTGTTGCCGAAGTACTTGATATCAAAGAAAATAAGATAATTGCTTCCCGAGTATATCACGGTTAA
- a CDS encoding c-type cytochrome, with product MRQFRYKILVFIFFFALSCQQNSQKKTVVKTVKQSPTVISNSDSLTIDLVALQKQGKFQQTSIITVYDDPVYHSTKHYNTVPLPELLKTYTSIKNLKADQYQIIFECEDGYKPMMSLKKFISAKSFIAVSDVDAPEGKLWAEIIKDGHRMKAAPFYLIYQGISTKDTDFKWPYNLIKIHLVANSQNVSLLFPKEDKKAQIGFELFEKNCVTCHAINKIGGNMGPELNYPKSVTEYWDKKQLKDFIKNPASFRNGVKMPTLPNLKEKEIDDIIYYLNYMADHKLKNEN from the coding sequence ATGCGACAATTTCGATACAAAATACTTGTTTTCATATTTTTCTTTGCTTTGAGTTGCCAACAAAATTCTCAAAAGAAAACAGTTGTTAAAACTGTTAAACAAAGCCCGACTGTAATTTCTAATTCGGACTCTCTAACGATTGACTTAGTCGCTTTACAAAAGCAAGGCAAATTTCAACAGACAAGTATAATAACTGTTTATGATGACCCTGTGTACCACAGCACCAAGCATTACAATACAGTTCCTTTACCAGAATTATTAAAAACCTATACCTCTATAAAAAACTTAAAGGCGGACCAGTATCAGATAATTTTTGAATGTGAAGATGGATATAAACCGATGATGTCTTTGAAAAAATTTATTTCGGCTAAATCGTTTATTGCAGTTAGTGACGTGGATGCACCAGAAGGGAAATTATGGGCGGAAATTATTAAAGACGGACATCGAATGAAAGCCGCGCCTTTCTATTTAATTTACCAAGGGATATCGACAAAAGACACTGATTTCAAATGGCCCTATAACCTTATCAAAATCCATCTTGTCGCTAACAGTCAAAATGTTTCATTATTATTTCCAAAAGAAGACAAAAAAGCTCAAATAGGATTTGAATTATTCGAAAAAAACTGCGTCACTTGTCACGCCATAAATAAAATTGGTGGAAATATGGGACCGGAATTAAATTACCCTAAAAGTGTCACCGAATATTGGGACAAAAAACAATTAAAAGACTTCATTAAGAATCCGGCCTCTTTTAGAAACGGGGTTAAAATGCCCACTTTACCGAATCTAAAAGAGAAAGAAATCGATGATATTATTTACTACTTAAATTACATGGCTGATCATAAACTAAAAAATGAAAATTGA
- a CDS encoding DUF885 domain-containing protein yields MLKYPTNLMPFNQMYGTQLTIGQFAGGSSAQPFKTEKDYTNFLKRIDKYAVWIDSAMVYMKKGMAKGVVMPKALTLKIIPQFAEMPTAKIEDNLFYSSIKLMPASFSDGVKKDLTAKYTAEINNKLIPQYKKMAEFLTKEYLPASRTTSGIGSLPFGKELYATYAKQMTTTEMTPEQIHELGLKEVARIKIEMEKVKNQVGFKGSLQEFFVEVRNKKELKPFKRPQEVIANFQSIYERIKPNVNKLFSLQPQTKFEIRRTEAFREKSASAEYNQGSADGTRPGIFYVPIPDVLNYNVYAAEDLFLHEAIPGHHFQISLQQENKSLPDFRKFNFFSAYGEGWALYTESLGKELGLYQDPYQYFGMLGNEIHRAIRLVVDTGLHSKGWTREQAIKYSLENEAENEASITTSIERYMAIPGQALSYKIGQLKIMELRKKAENKMGAKFDIKKFHEKVLESGNMPLTLLEKKINAWIDEK; encoded by the coding sequence ATGCTAAAATATCCCACCAACTTAATGCCATTTAATCAAATGTATGGAACACAACTGACTATAGGGCAATTTGCGGGAGGCTCTAGTGCTCAACCATTCAAAACTGAAAAAGATTATACTAATTTCTTAAAAAGAATCGATAAATATGCTGTTTGGATAGATTCGGCAATGGTCTATATGAAAAAAGGGATGGCTAAAGGAGTTGTTATGCCAAAAGCTCTGACCCTAAAAATAATTCCACAATTCGCAGAAATGCCAACCGCAAAAATAGAAGATAATCTTTTTTATTCGTCTATAAAATTGATGCCAGCTTCTTTTTCAGATGGAGTTAAAAAAGATTTGACGGCAAAATACACGGCAGAAATCAACAACAAATTGATTCCTCAATACAAAAAAATGGCGGAATTCTTGACCAAGGAATATCTTCCTGCATCAAGAACAACTAGCGGAATAGGGAGTTTGCCTTTTGGAAAAGAATTATACGCTACTTATGCAAAACAAATGACGACTACTGAAATGACTCCTGAACAAATCCATGAATTAGGACTTAAGGAAGTTGCGCGTATAAAAATAGAAATGGAAAAAGTAAAAAACCAAGTTGGCTTTAAAGGTTCACTACAAGAATTTTTCGTCGAAGTAAGAAATAAAAAAGAACTAAAACCTTTCAAAAGACCACAAGAAGTAATTGCAAATTTCCAAAGCATTTATGAAAGAATAAAACCAAACGTAAATAAATTATTTTCGTTACAACCCCAAACAAAATTTGAAATTAGAAGAACCGAAGCTTTTAGAGAAAAATCAGCCTCTGCAGAATACAATCAAGGCTCAGCCGATGGAACGCGCCCCGGAATTTTTTATGTACCTATTCCTGATGTGCTAAATTATAATGTCTATGCCGCAGAAGATCTATTCTTACACGAAGCCATTCCTGGCCATCATTTCCAAATTTCGCTGCAACAAGAAAATAAATCATTGCCTGATTTTAGAAAATTCAATTTTTTTAGCGCTTATGGCGAAGGCTGGGCTTTATACACAGAAAGTTTAGGAAAAGAACTGGGTTTATACCAAGATCCGTATCAATATTTTGGGATGTTAGGTAATGAAATCCACCGTGCTATCCGTTTAGTAGTTGACACAGGATTACATAGCAAAGGATGGACGAGAGAACAAGCTATCAAATACTCATTGGAAAATGAAGCCGAAAATGAGGCAAGTATCACAACGTCCATAGAGCGCTATATGGCGATTCCGGGACAAGCTTTATCATATAAAATTGGCCAATTGAAGATTATGGAACTTCGCAAGAAAGCGGAGAATAAAATGGGAGCCAAATTTGATATTAAGAAATTCCATGAAAAAGTATTAGAATCTGGCAATATGCCACTGACATTATTAGAAAAAAAGATTAATGCTTGGATAGACGAGAAATAA